A stretch of the Marivirga tractuosa DSM 4126 genome encodes the following:
- the nadD gene encoding nicotinate (nicotinamide) nucleotide adenylyltransferase produces MNKNVGLFFGSFNPIHVGHLIIANTMLEEPDVDEVWFVVSPQSPFKKQKSLAHEFDRYDLVQAAIGDHFHMKVTDIEFNMPKPSYTADTLAYLTDQNPNHNFKLIIGEDNLKSFPKWKNSDIILRDYGLLVYPRPNAKNSELKEHENVRFVEAPMMDISATFIRKSIKNNRSVKYLVPDAVLDRIKGKKLYI; encoded by the coding sequence ATGAATAAAAACGTAGGTCTATTTTTTGGTTCATTTAACCCAATTCATGTGGGGCATTTAATTATTGCCAACACCATGTTGGAGGAGCCTGATGTAGATGAGGTTTGGTTTGTTGTTTCCCCCCAAAGCCCATTTAAAAAGCAGAAATCACTGGCACACGAATTTGATCGATATGACTTGGTTCAAGCAGCTATAGGTGATCATTTCCATATGAAAGTTACGGATATTGAATTCAATATGCCTAAACCAAGCTACACGGCAGATACTTTAGCATATTTAACAGATCAAAATCCTAATCATAATTTTAAGTTAATCATCGGAGAAGATAATTTGAAAAGTTTTCCTAAGTGGAAGAATAGCGATATCATATTGAGAGATTATGGTTTGTTGGTTTACCCACGGCCAAATGCTAAAAATTCTGAATTGAAAGAGCATGAGAATGTTCGTTTTGTAGAAGCTCCAATGATGGATATTTCTGCTACCTTTATCAGAAAGTCCATAAAAAATAATCGCTCTGTGAAATATTTAGTACCTGATGCGGTTTTAGATAGAATAAAAGGAAAGAAACTTTATATATAA
- a CDS encoding glycosyltransferase family 4 protein, which translates to MNILILCAQGGVAGSTYSISYLAKGLADRNHNVFLGLKKDTFLDSLIEDSKVKRVYLPFRSKTDKITRNIIKELIEKENIQIINAQSSKDRYVGPLVNFLYGKKVKIVQTRRQNPKKMIGLNKFFQNVFNNYFCDKVVVVSEALRKIFIERGIHQDKLKVIHNGTPTDQYQPNLKLRKKLQEELGYTDEDIVIGCVSRYKNQPQLVKALQFLPKEWKVLYVGLDEENYRNRFPNEPDIHDVPQEVKCLGIVNNKATVIQYYTLMTVNVLPSTMDGFGLTLVESMAMDTPVVATNYAGIPDVVQHEENGLLYENEDYQDFAHQIKRLVEDQALRQNILENGRKTAFETFSIENTLNKHEDFFTGLIKSHLV; encoded by the coding sequence ATGAATATTCTTATTCTTTGTGCACAGGGCGGTGTGGCTGGTTCTACTTACAGTATTTCCTATTTAGCTAAAGGGTTGGCTGATAGGAACCACAATGTTTTTTTAGGCTTGAAAAAGGACACTTTTCTGGATAGCTTAATCGAGGATTCTAAAGTTAAAAGAGTCTATTTGCCATTTAGAAGCAAAACGGATAAAATTACTAGGAACATAATCAAAGAATTAATTGAGAAAGAAAATATTCAAATCATTAATGCACAGTCTTCTAAAGACCGCTATGTTGGGCCATTGGTGAATTTCTTGTATGGTAAAAAAGTTAAAATAGTTCAAACAAGAAGACAAAACCCTAAGAAAATGATAGGGTTAAACAAATTTTTCCAAAATGTTTTCAATAATTACTTCTGCGATAAAGTAGTGGTGGTTAGTGAAGCTCTAAGGAAAATTTTTATTGAAAGAGGAATTCATCAAGATAAGCTTAAAGTGATCCATAATGGCACTCCAACTGATCAATATCAACCCAACTTAAAACTAAGAAAAAAACTACAAGAGGAATTAGGCTACACGGATGAGGATATTGTGATAGGCTGTGTGTCTCGATATAAGAATCAACCCCAACTAGTAAAAGCTCTTCAGTTTTTACCTAAAGAATGGAAAGTACTTTACGTTGGTTTGGACGAGGAAAATTACAGAAACAGATTTCCAAATGAACCAGACATCCACGATGTTCCTCAAGAAGTGAAGTGCTTAGGAATAGTCAATAATAAAGCTACTGTTATTCAATACTATACTCTGATGACCGTAAACGTATTACCCTCCACCATGGATGGCTTTGGATTAACTTTGGTAGAAAGTATGGCAATGGACACACCTGTGGTGGCGACAAATTATGCGGGGATACCTGATGTAGTACAACATGAAGAAAATGGATTGCTATATGAAAACGAAGATTACCAGGACTTTGCCCATCAAATAAAACGCTTAGTTGAAGATCAGGCTTTAAGACAAAACATTTTGGAAAATGGAAGAAAAACTGCCTTTGAAACTTTTTCGATAGAAAATACACTAAACAAACATGAGGACTTTTTTACGGGTTTAATCAAAAGCCATCTCGTCTAA
- a CDS encoding glycosyltransferase: MNILFAGKSDFNYNRVQVLLSGLKKIPNVNIDYFSIPKRSSFDKNKFQLKADWADYIFIPPFRHKDVGFIKNHTKTPVIFDPLISKYLTKLDYGHFWKLPIKFFLDKIPFQKADVLLTDTKAHREYFIRKFSLNRDKVYHLYIGSDTDLFFPDEESNDKKKIFTVGFYGSFVPLQGVKKIIEAANILKDHIDIKFELIGGGYTFKKAKQKSEKYGLSNIRFRGRVEYNELNEIINSFDVCLGIFGDSEKANLVIPNKIYHYASIGKTIITRESTAIKEIFTNRENIILIENTATDLANAILKAKENSLLLKTLGTNAYQLILKSYNSVQIANHLLNIIAEFEKSSKTTK; encoded by the coding sequence ATGAATATATTATTTGCCGGCAAATCCGACTTCAACTATAATAGAGTTCAAGTTTTATTGAGCGGTTTAAAGAAAATACCCAATGTTAATATAGATTACTTCTCTATTCCAAAAAGAAGCAGCTTTGATAAAAACAAGTTTCAATTAAAGGCCGATTGGGCAGATTACATTTTTATTCCACCTTTCCGACATAAAGATGTTGGATTTATCAAAAATCATACTAAAACACCTGTCATTTTTGATCCTTTAATATCCAAATACTTAACCAAACTGGATTATGGTCATTTTTGGAAATTACCTATTAAATTCTTTCTAGATAAAATACCTTTCCAAAAAGCTGACGTTCTACTAACCGACACAAAGGCTCATAGAGAATACTTCATCAGAAAATTCAGTTTGAATCGTGACAAGGTGTATCATCTATATATAGGATCAGATACCGATCTGTTCTTTCCTGATGAAGAATCAAATGATAAAAAAAAGATTTTTACTGTAGGTTTTTACGGCAGTTTTGTACCCTTACAAGGGGTAAAAAAGATTATTGAGGCTGCCAACATCTTGAAAGATCATATTGACATCAAATTTGAACTTATTGGAGGTGGCTATACTTTCAAAAAGGCAAAACAAAAATCAGAAAAATACGGACTTTCTAACATTAGATTTCGAGGTAGAGTGGAATATAATGAATTAAATGAGATCATAAATTCTTTTGATGTTTGCCTTGGAATTTTCGGAGATTCAGAGAAAGCAAATTTAGTCATCCCTAATAAAATCTATCATTATGCTTCAATAGGGAAAACTATCATTACCCGAGAGAGTACTGCGATTAAAGAGATTTTTACCAACCGAGAGAATATTATACTTATCGAAAATACAGCAACTGATTTAGCAAATGCAATACTAAAAGCAAAAGAAAACAGCCTACTACTAAAAACATTAGGAACTAATGCCTATCAACTGATATTGAAAAGTTATAATTCTGTTCAAATTGCTAATCATCTCCTAAACATTATAGCTGAATTCGAAAAGTCCTCAAAAACTACTAAGTGA
- the rplU gene encoding 50S ribosomal protein L21 — MYAIVNIAGKQFKVTQDQFVYAPKMEGEDGASVEFDKVLLVDNDGKVEVGAPLVKGAKVSGKILGHVKGDKVVVFKKKRRKGYKKRNGHRQDFTKVLIEKITK, encoded by the coding sequence ATGTACGCAATTGTAAACATAGCCGGAAAGCAGTTCAAAGTAACGCAAGACCAGTTCGTATACGCTCCAAAGATGGAGGGTGAGGATGGCGCTTCCGTAGAGTTCGACAAAGTATTGTTAGTAGACAATGATGGAAAAGTCGAAGTTGGTGCACCTTTAGTAAAGGGCGCTAAGGTATCAGGGAAAATCCTTGGTCATGTAAAAGGCGATAAAGTAGTCGTTTTCAAAAAGAAAAGAAGAAAAGGCTACAAGAAAAGAAATGGACATCGTCAAGATTTCACAAAAGTTTTAATCGAAAAAATTACAAAATAA
- a CDS encoding DUF5686 and carboxypeptidase regulatory-like domain-containing protein gives MKKYLTLCILICFIFQIKAQGVRGVVYGDDGEALSFATIYVEQTGSGTSTNQEAYYELQLKPGDYTLQYKFVGYETVIKKITVANENLKLDVVLPKQSLLLDEVTTSAKATDPANWMMRKAIAKSSYHRQQIDAYSARVYVKGKLEVVDIPFYMTSVLKREGIDEETIIITESVSEVSYRRPNQFSEKVVSIYASKKTDINANPMRFIAGSFYQDEIASVISPLSSKAFRYYRFKHLGAFMDGNNLINKIKVIPKVPAPNVFEGEIQLVEEDWALFRVDLNAQIDLGIKVRIRQVYQKINDLAWMPITHQFDFNGDPMGFGFKGKYLASMSNYSIELNPALPQKLRILDKDDDQQGRMKEDILEEVSQLQEAKKEEEIVVKSEDLSGIMKDYKKTQQDSLAKQDVIGVYNFKVDSGAYNQDSTFWAQVRPIPLSSDEARGYAKVDSLNIIQDQKAEKDSIANVKKSSFQITDILLGGRYYLDSLKQWRFKIYNPILNIQYNTVEGLNMDYSIGLKKILPIRYDTTRENDEIDRSYFNWSSYALIKPTFRYSVARNVVTGKLLAKYQYKKGEVAFRVGRYVEQFNNAPAVEPLINTSFTTLWEQNFMKIYEKDFLRLNFTRRFSASFDIEGEIEYEERNRLLNNADFRTVDWKREFTPNFPVNINPIEDFDGQKALTANFKAYYKPFVKYVIRNNVRRPQFTRDTRFSFEYFKGFKNLAGSEVDFDRLELGYRDEFDFGAKGRTYINTNVGGFLNNNALGFMDYAHFPGNRSFITQADPVKSFRLLDYYRFSTDQFYVQNFLFHRFRKLMITQIPATRFMGLKEGVFINYLYTPDSKNYSELGYSVEGIINLFRIEIATQYEDFQYRGWGVRVGISTSLGGDMSINVSDDE, from the coding sequence ATGAAGAAATATCTTACCCTCTGTATACTAATCTGTTTTATCTTTCAAATTAAGGCTCAGGGTGTGAGAGGTGTTGTGTATGGAGATGATGGTGAAGCCCTATCGTTTGCTACTATTTATGTAGAGCAAACGGGATCAGGAACTTCCACTAATCAAGAAGCATATTACGAATTACAGCTAAAGCCGGGCGACTATACGCTTCAATATAAATTTGTTGGTTATGAAACGGTCATAAAGAAAATTACTGTTGCCAATGAGAATTTAAAGTTGGATGTAGTACTTCCAAAACAAAGTCTGTTATTAGATGAAGTAACTACATCAGCCAAAGCAACTGATCCTGCTAACTGGATGATGCGAAAAGCCATAGCCAAAAGTAGTTACCATCGCCAACAAATTGATGCTTATTCAGCTCGGGTCTATGTAAAAGGGAAACTAGAGGTTGTAGATATTCCTTTTTATATGACGAGTGTTTTAAAAAGAGAAGGAATAGATGAAGAAACAATCATTATTACGGAATCTGTAAGCGAAGTAAGCTACAGAAGGCCCAATCAGTTTTCTGAAAAGGTAGTTTCTATTTACGCCTCCAAAAAAACAGATATCAATGCAAATCCTATGCGTTTCATTGCGGGGAGTTTTTATCAAGATGAAATTGCTTCCGTTATTTCCCCGCTTTCATCCAAAGCTTTTCGATATTATCGATTTAAGCATTTGGGAGCTTTTATGGATGGGAATAATCTAATTAATAAGATAAAAGTAATACCTAAAGTGCCAGCTCCAAATGTATTTGAAGGAGAAATACAATTAGTGGAAGAAGACTGGGCCTTATTTAGGGTCGACCTGAATGCGCAGATTGATCTTGGAATAAAAGTTAGGATTCGGCAGGTATATCAAAAGATCAATGATTTGGCTTGGATGCCCATAACTCACCAATTTGATTTTAATGGAGACCCTATGGGATTTGGTTTTAAAGGGAAGTACTTGGCTTCAATGAGCAATTACAGCATTGAATTGAACCCTGCTTTGCCGCAAAAGCTTAGAATTTTGGATAAGGATGATGATCAGCAAGGCAGAATGAAGGAAGATATTTTAGAAGAAGTTTCTCAACTTCAGGAAGCAAAAAAGGAAGAAGAAATAGTAGTAAAGTCTGAAGATTTATCGGGTATAATGAAGGATTATAAAAAGACTCAACAGGATTCTTTAGCTAAACAAGATGTTATTGGGGTTTATAATTTTAAAGTTGATTCAGGGGCATACAATCAGGATTCAACATTTTGGGCACAAGTACGGCCCATACCACTTTCATCTGATGAAGCCAGAGGTTATGCCAAGGTTGATAGTTTAAATATTATTCAAGATCAAAAGGCTGAAAAAGATTCTATTGCAAATGTCAAAAAGTCAAGTTTCCAGATTACGGATATCCTGCTAGGAGGACGCTATTATTTGGACAGTTTGAAGCAATGGAGGTTTAAAATTTATAATCCAATCCTTAATATTCAATATAATACGGTAGAAGGGCTAAACATGGATTATAGTATTGGTCTAAAGAAAATACTACCAATTCGATATGATACTACTAGAGAAAATGATGAAATTGATAGAAGTTATTTCAATTGGAGTTCCTATGCCTTGATAAAACCGACCTTTCGTTATTCAGTTGCCCGAAATGTGGTGACAGGTAAACTATTAGCAAAATATCAGTATAAGAAGGGAGAAGTTGCATTTAGGGTTGGGCGATATGTGGAGCAATTCAATAATGCACCAGCTGTTGAACCTTTGATCAATACCAGTTTCACTACGCTTTGGGAACAGAATTTCATGAAAATCTATGAAAAGGATTTCCTGAGATTAAATTTTACAAGAAGATTTTCCGCCAGTTTTGATATAGAAGGTGAAATTGAATATGAAGAACGAAATCGATTATTGAATAATGCTGATTTTCGAACGGTTGATTGGAAAAGAGAATTTACTCCTAATTTTCCGGTAAATATTAATCCCATTGAAGACTTTGATGGTCAGAAAGCACTGACTGCTAATTTCAAGGCTTATTATAAACCCTTTGTAAAATATGTGATCCGTAACAATGTCAGGCGTCCACAATTTACTAGAGATACTCGCTTTTCATTTGAATATTTTAAGGGATTTAAAAATTTGGCTGGAAGTGAAGTGGATTTTGACAGGCTTGAGCTAGGTTATCGTGATGAGTTTGATTTTGGTGCAAAGGGCAGGACTTATATAAATACCAATGTTGGAGGGTTTTTAAATAATAACGCATTAGGATTTATGGATTATGCTCATTTTCCGGGTAATCGTTCTTTCATCACTCAAGCGGATCCTGTGAAGTCCTTTAGACTATTGGACTATTACCGATTTAGTACGGATCAGTTTTATGTCCAGAATTTCCTTTTCCACCGATTCAGAAAATTAATGATTACTCAAATTCCAGCCACCCGATTTATGGGATTGAAAGAAGGAGTTTTTATCAACTATTTGTATACTCCCGATAGTAAAAACTATTCAGAGTTAGGCTATTCAGTAGAAGGGATAATCAATCTTTTCCGTATAGAAATAGCCACTCAGTATGAGGATTTCCAATATAGAGGATGGGGAGTTAGAGTAGGGATTTCCACCTCACTTGGAGGTGATATGTCAATTAATGTAAGCGATGATGAATAA
- a CDS encoding sigma-70 family RNA polymerase sigma factor, with amino-acid sequence MSYESKDKKRVFNEEFMPHVDAMYNFAFRLTLDEDDAKDLVQETFMKAYRFINSFETGTNAKAWLFRILKNSFINNYRKKSKQPNKVDYQEVESFYNSDSVNENITTDLRVETVQHLIGDEITNALNSLDVDFRTVIILCDLEGFTYEEMAKILDIPIGTVRSRLHRARNLLKEKLKQYASSLGYKDKRK; translated from the coding sequence ATGTCATACGAAAGCAAAGATAAGAAAAGAGTATTTAATGAGGAATTTATGCCGCATGTTGATGCGATGTATAATTTCGCATTTAGGTTAACTTTGGATGAGGACGATGCCAAAGATTTGGTGCAAGAAACCTTCATGAAAGCCTATAGATTCATCAATTCTTTTGAAACGGGAACCAATGCAAAAGCTTGGCTGTTTCGAATCTTGAAGAACAGCTTCATAAATAATTATAGGAAGAAAAGTAAACAGCCGAATAAGGTCGATTATCAGGAAGTGGAGTCGTTCTATAATTCTGATTCTGTGAATGAAAATATTACAACAGACCTTAGGGTTGAAACTGTTCAGCATTTAATAGGGGATGAGATCACAAATGCACTTAATTCACTTGATGTCGATTTCAGAACCGTTATTATTTTGTGTGATTTGGAAGGCTTCACTTATGAAGAGATGGCCAAGATATTGGATATCCCCATAGGAACTGTCAGAAGTCGATTGCACAGAGCCAGAAATTTATTGAAAGAGAAGCTTAAGCAATATGCTAGTTCCTTAGGCTATAAGGATAAGCGAAAATAA
- a CDS encoding anti-sigma factor family protein, protein MEVEQNQACTELLQLVIDGQATKEQHQELMKHLEECESCREEYLLSKVIKESLKSHVKANGTPKDLVNSIQNKISDTAASIK, encoded by the coding sequence ATGGAAGTTGAGCAAAACCAAGCGTGTACAGAATTATTACAACTAGTAATTGATGGACAAGCTACAAAAGAGCAACATCAGGAGTTGATGAAGCATCTTGAAGAATGCGAAAGTTGCAGAGAAGAGTATTTATTGAGTAAAGTAATCAAAGAAAGTCTCAAAAGCCACGTCAAAGCTAACGGCACTCCCAAGGATTTGGTAAACTCCATCCAAAATAAAATTTCTGACACAGCAGCTTCCATCAAATGA
- the rpmA gene encoding 50S ribosomal protein L27: protein MAHKKGVGSSKNGRESESKRLGVKIYGGQAAIAGNILVRQRGTAHHPGNNVGMGKDHTLFALTDGVVQFKRGKKDRSYVSVEPVN from the coding sequence ATGGCACACAAAAAAGGAGTCGGTAGTTCCAAAAACGGTAGAGAATCGGAAAGTAAACGATTGGGTGTGAAAATATATGGTGGCCAAGCTGCAATTGCAGGAAACATATTGGTTCGTCAGCGTGGTACTGCTCATCACCCCGGAAATAATGTGGGTATGGGAAAAGATCACACATTATTTGCACTTACTGATGGAGTGGTTCAATTTAAAAGAGGCAAAAAAGATAGATCTTACGTTTCTGTTGAGCCTGTAAATTAA
- the gmk gene encoding guanylate kinase, producing the protein MKNNGKAIIFSAPSGAGKTTIVQHLLDQHPELGFSISACTRDKRGRTEVDGVDYYFLTPEEFKKRIDKEEFVEWEEVYEGNFYGTLKEEVQRIWDSGRAVIFDVDVKGGLKLKKYFGDDALAVFVKVPSLEVLEERLKKRNSESSSSLSQRMYKAKFEMTFEKEFDVTLVNEDLPTSLKKAEDMVAGFIGK; encoded by the coding sequence ATGAAGAATAACGGTAAAGCAATTATCTTCTCAGCACCATCCGGAGCTGGTAAAACCACTATAGTCCAACATTTATTAGATCAACATCCTGAGCTAGGTTTTTCTATTTCTGCTTGCACACGCGATAAAAGAGGTAGAACAGAGGTTGATGGCGTTGATTATTATTTCCTGACCCCAGAAGAATTTAAAAAACGCATAGACAAAGAGGAATTTGTAGAGTGGGAGGAAGTCTATGAAGGGAATTTTTATGGTACCTTAAAAGAAGAAGTGCAAAGAATTTGGGATTCAGGTAGAGCAGTTATTTTTGATGTGGATGTAAAAGGCGGTTTAAAACTCAAGAAATATTTTGGAGATGACGCATTAGCCGTGTTCGTTAAAGTACCTTCACTTGAAGTTTTGGAAGAAAGATTGAAAAAGCGTAACTCTGAATCGTCATCGAGTTTGTCTCAACGTATGTATAAAGCTAAATTCGAAATGACTTTTGAAAAGGAGTTTGATGTAACTTTGGTAAATGAGGATTTACCAACCTCTCTCAAAAAAGCAGAAGATATGGTGGCTGGTTTTATTGGTAAATAA
- a CDS encoding tetratricopeptide repeat-containing sensor histidine kinase: protein MAQSESDSLRSKLIAAKGEERINILHSLIFKTWLNYPDSALKYAEQALLLSQKVGDTKNISKSLRLLGGTYNYKGEFETSLEYNLRALKIANQINDSILIHNALNNIGFVYISLGNYQNALEYLVRSYELKQELGVNYGLEHTLNNIGLVYAQANMFDSAIHYFNRGLKVAQDNDDFNIVIYSQNNMGNLHLAQKNYDRAGMYFNSSLSLVESYENKNWESVALQGMGQVAMAQGKYDSAEYYYNQSLRIRKEISEQKGIAEIYLLKAEVLILKDETDKALNLLNQCDSIAQKIKAKDLVLGIYRVCAELYKKKGNTPLSNEYLEKFISLKDSLYLDALERNLSLIPLKLEENENRMKLQESEIALKEKSFQNLVYISLLILVTPFSFLMILIYQRNKKINSTLKKQNDKVEAQKEEIETQKEYLETNLNELERAKNVISQQKDELEILNQQLAGTVDKRNYELKKVNERLRTTSLELDNFIYKSSHDIKGPIVRLMGICDLAMKDVNDAKALEYFSMLDKAALRLNVIIEELKLISELNDKAVEHSLIDFKSIVQECFNEVAYIENINEFNLDIKIEDHLVYYSDEALVRLIIFNMLQNSLQFMKSEQSKDYKIGFYITDDPKNIHISFKLFDLKLLDAETSKLVSSFSKAQSKFENISIGLYTVKQCIQKLSGSFNMILEEKEHTKFEIQLPKKLNSISEKSP from the coding sequence ATGGCACAATCAGAAAGCGACAGTTTAAGATCAAAATTGATTGCCGCAAAAGGTGAAGAGAGAATTAATATTTTACATTCCCTAATTTTTAAAACTTGGTTAAACTATCCAGATTCGGCTCTTAAATATGCCGAGCAAGCTTTACTTCTGTCTCAAAAGGTAGGTGATACAAAAAATATATCAAAATCCTTACGGCTTTTGGGAGGAACTTACAATTACAAAGGGGAATTTGAAACTTCACTAGAATACAACTTAAGAGCTCTTAAAATAGCAAATCAAATCAACGACTCCATCCTGATCCACAATGCATTAAACAATATCGGTTTTGTTTATATCAGTTTAGGAAATTATCAAAATGCATTAGAATATTTAGTGAGATCTTATGAATTAAAGCAAGAGTTAGGGGTGAATTATGGATTAGAACATACGTTAAATAATATTGGCTTAGTTTACGCACAAGCCAATATGTTTGATAGTGCTATTCATTATTTTAATAGAGGATTAAAAGTTGCCCAAGACAATGATGATTTCAACATAGTAATTTATTCACAAAACAATATGGGGAATCTACATCTAGCTCAAAAAAATTATGATAGAGCTGGAATGTACTTCAACTCCTCCCTGTCTCTAGTTGAAAGCTATGAAAACAAAAACTGGGAGTCCGTAGCCTTGCAAGGGATGGGGCAAGTTGCTATGGCACAAGGCAAATATGACTCAGCTGAATATTACTATAATCAATCATTAAGAATCAGAAAAGAGATAAGCGAACAAAAAGGCATAGCTGAAATCTATCTTCTAAAAGCAGAAGTTCTAATTTTAAAAGATGAAACTGATAAGGCATTAAACTTACTTAATCAATGTGATTCTATTGCCCAGAAAATTAAAGCGAAAGATTTGGTATTGGGAATTTATAGGGTTTGTGCCGAATTGTACAAAAAGAAAGGCAACACCCCCTTGTCAAATGAATATCTGGAAAAATTTATCTCCCTTAAAGACTCATTGTATCTTGACGCACTAGAAAGAAACCTATCTTTAATTCCTTTGAAACTTGAGGAAAATGAAAACAGAATGAAATTGCAGGAAAGTGAAATCGCCTTAAAAGAAAAAAGCTTTCAAAATTTAGTGTACATTTCCCTCCTTATCTTAGTCACTCCCTTTTCATTCCTGATGATATTGATTTATCAGCGAAATAAGAAGATCAACAGCACATTGAAGAAACAAAATGACAAGGTAGAAGCCCAAAAGGAAGAAATTGAAACTCAAAAAGAATACTTAGAAACCAATCTTAATGAATTAGAAAGAGCAAAAAATGTAATCAGCCAACAAAAAGATGAATTAGAAATTTTAAATCAACAATTAGCCGGAACAGTTGACAAACGGAATTACGAATTAAAAAAGGTAAATGAGAGATTGCGTACGACAAGCTTAGAATTAGATAATTTCATTTATAAGTCTTCTCACGATATCAAAGGGCCAATTGTTAGGTTGATGGGTATTTGTGATTTAGCTATGAAGGATGTAAACGATGCTAAAGCGCTAGAATACTTCAGCATGCTTGATAAAGCCGCTCTTAGGCTCAATGTGATAATTGAAGAGTTGAAATTGATAAGTGAATTAAACGACAAAGCTGTTGAGCATTCATTAATAGATTTCAAATCAATAGTTCAGGAATGTTTTAATGAAGTTGCTTACATTGAAAACATTAACGAATTTAATCTAGACATTAAAATTGAAGATCATTTAGTTTATTATTCGGATGAGGCATTGGTTCGCCTGATTATCTTCAATATGCTGCAAAATTCTTTACAGTTTATGAAAAGCGAGCAATCTAAAGATTACAAAATTGGATTTTATATCACCGATGACCCCAAAAATATACATATAAGCTTCAAACTTTTTGACCTAAAACTGTTAGATGCCGAAACTTCCAAACTTGTTAGTAGTTTTTCAAAAGCTCAAAGCAAGTTTGAAAACATCAGTATTGGGCTTTATACAGTCAAACAGTGTATTCAAAAATTATCGGGCAGTTTCAACATGATTCTAGAAGAAAAAGAGCATACTAAATTTGAAATTCAACTGCCAAAAAAATTGAATTCTATTTCGGAAAAAAGTCCATGA
- a CDS encoding ribonucleoside-diphosphate reductase small subunit, which produces MSEVTTFQDEPILKENKDRFVLFPIQHKDIWEFYKMAEASFWTAEEIDLSQDQKDWENLTEGETHFIKHVLAFFAASDGIVNENLAENFVAEVQYTEAKFFYGFQIAMENVHSETYSLLIDTYVKDNKEKDKLFNAIDTMDCVKKKADWALRWIDEGNYAERLIAFAAVEGIFFSGSFCSIFWLKKRGLMPGLTFSNELISRDEGLHCDFACLLYNDHLVNKLSKEKVTAIITDAVEIEKEFVTDSLPVKLIGMNADLMCQYIEFVADRLLQELRCDKVYGSSNPFDFMEMISLQGKTNFFEKRVGDYQKAGVMKKEEDSDKAKFSLDEDF; this is translated from the coding sequence ATGAGTGAAGTAACCACATTCCAAGACGAACCGATTTTGAAAGAGAACAAAGACCGCTTTGTTTTATTCCCAATACAACATAAAGATATATGGGAATTCTATAAGATGGCAGAAGCTAGTTTTTGGACTGCTGAAGAAATCGATTTAAGCCAGGATCAAAAAGACTGGGAAAATCTGACGGAAGGCGAAACACACTTTATTAAACACGTGCTTGCTTTCTTTGCAGCAAGTGACGGAATCGTAAACGAAAACCTAGCCGAAAATTTTGTGGCTGAAGTTCAATATACCGAAGCCAAGTTTTTCTACGGCTTTCAAATTGCAATGGAAAACGTACACTCCGAGACCTATTCTTTATTGATAGACACTTACGTTAAAGACAATAAAGAAAAGGATAAGCTTTTCAATGCGATCGATACGATGGACTGTGTAAAGAAAAAGGCAGACTGGGCTTTGCGTTGGATTGATGAAGGAAATTATGCGGAAAGATTGATTGCCTTCGCTGCTGTGGAAGGTATTTTCTTCTCTGGTAGTTTCTGTTCTATTTTCTGGTTAAAGAAAAGAGGGTTAATGCCAGGATTGACTTTCTCCAATGAATTAATTTCAAGAGACGAAGGATTGCATTGTGATTTTGCTTGCTTGCTTTACAATGATCATTTAGTAAATAAATTATCGAAAGAAAAAGTGACAGCTATTATTACAGATGCTGTTGAAATTGAAAAAGAATTTGTGACCGATTCTTTACCAGTGAAATTGATTGGAATGAATGCAGATTTGATGTGTCAGTATATCGAGTTTGTAGCAGATAGATTATTACAAGAGTTAAGATGTGATAAAGTATATGGATCAAGCAATCCATTCGACTTTATGGAAATGATTTCATTACAAGGTAAAACTAACTTCTTCGAGAAAAGAGTTGGGGATTACCAAAAAGCTGGTGTAATGAAAAAAGAGGAAGATAGCGATAAAGCTAAATTCTCATTGGACGAAGACTTCTAA